From Mya arenaria isolate MELC-2E11 chromosome 1, ASM2691426v1, a single genomic window includes:
- the LOC128237432 gene encoding uncharacterized protein LOC128237432 isoform X1, which produces MSKKLRDFIELLSKDVERRDDVDVGSYVTWLRRRIILLRNIDTLPVKQIIRHASHEQCSRDDLLVKQGKQRDSSEHLRFFVILRGSVSIYVNPLKMQGEPRRRSNSSFEHVLYAASLGDRYLGEPRLASGASRRTSQSVVSQPYGALTEHSESDASDSDSNSINGKKTPLEKVDTVNTEKSEEDSATPGESRLDLENVSREQTATPKSKTSKASKGSRRTIRGKLGNFVVKYVPVSIVCIISDQKGKYFDEESLLDVDGVYNATVVVDEDSDLMLLNEDIFNEFVKEHHEKEATTMSNFVDLHPFFSSLPLHTRGVLQISLKNEHYEAGKYIVKQGDHIHKLAFLVSGSAEVIIEPSQHKSQYPDYWPFEANSDVYYKECDWLRESRKRFYSRKYEYAGEVSRRTAREAVGKRPEISVCAVQNREVIGITEIMLKLHTHMSSLRCLHDCDVYTLSLKPFRRTVKRFPNIGDMIWSYIHMKLQYRLDNSLGDQVPLLYALKVLVERKIREKTTRAAVTLNVERMRQREHEMLELLGWFKQDKSSLAPHFDPKAIGYKERMKDKARLRKSIRDRTVEFGSPHKQYVRTGCMAAIKIDREPRSLLQLRDPLCELMLKLRMEGTFVSSQKELEEMIMRFSVTPAFIDYDVSQQASRVVDEEYNLLRYRRHGNRLVTNFAKMLAKRDPRMLLKEKNDHSILMEDSALSDGDELDDIPEEEYMFERFNQAFTSTRPPTFATIHRSRPTTFRTQKSRPTTNKSMASTNTYKTLQFDRRSVTPNTLDHRIRAFHFKYGGTESEVDQLPIMKNHRDVEINPEEPPMPGGKVFVTTLPCVSCKKNVLLKNHTHIRCQMLHELPMNKVKGDPPF; this is translated from the exons ATGTCAAAGAAACTTCGGGACTTTATAGAACTTTTGTCCAAGGACGTAGAAAGGCGGGATGACGTTGACGTGGGATCTTACGTTACGTGGCTTAGACGTCGCATCATTTTGCTGAGAAACATCGACACAC TACCGGTGAAGCAGATCATTCGGCATGCTAGCCACGAGCAGTGCTCAAGAGACGACCTCCTGGTCAAACAAGGAAAACAAAGGGACAG CTCTGAGCATCTGCGCTTCTTTGTGATTCTACGCGGCTCTGTTTCGATCTACGTGAACCCGTTAAAAATGCAAGGTGAACCTAGGCGGAGGTCAAACAGTTCTTTCGAGCACGTGCTTTATGCCGCCTCATTAGGGGATCGCTACCTCGGAGAACCCCGGCTGGCCTCAGGAGCTTCTAGACGGACCAGCCAGTCTGTGGTCTCTCAG CCGTACGGCGCTCTAACGGAACACTCTGAAAGTGACGCCAGCGATTCTGACTCCAATTCGATCAATGGCAAAAAAACGCCGTTGGAAAAGGTTGATACAGTGAATACAGAAAAGTCGGAGGAGGATAGCGCCACTCCTGGCGAATCTAGGCTCGATCTTGAAAACGTCAGCCGCGAGCAGACTGCAACTCCTAAATCAAAGACATCTAAAGCTTCCAAAGGCTCCAGGCGGACAATTAGAGGAAAACTTGGAAACTTTGTTGTTAAATATG ttcCAGTTTCCATTGTCTGCATTATCTCGGACC AGAAAGGCAAATATTTCGACGAAGAGTCACTTCTGGATGTAGATGGAGTATACAACGCAACGGTAGTCGTCGACGAGGACTCAGACCTAATGCTGCTCAATGAGGACATATTCAATGAGTTTGTAAAG GAGCACCATGAAAAGGAAGCGACCACCATGTCCAACTTCGTGGACCTCCATCCGTTCTTCAGTAGCCTTCCCTTGCACACTCGAGGGGTGCTACAAATCAGCCTGAAAAACGAGCACTACGAAGCGGGAAAATACATCGTGAAACAGGGAGATCACATACACAAACTTGCCTTCCTTGTCAG CGGCAGCGCCGAAGTGATCATTGAGCCATCACAGCACAAAAGCCAATATCCGGACTACTGGCCCTTCGAAGCGAACAGCGACGTATACTATAAAGAGTGCGATTGGTTACG GGAATCACGTAAGAGATTTTACAGCcggaaatatgaatatgctGGCGAAGTATCGAGGCGGACGGCACGTGAAGCGGTTGGAAAGCGCCCGGAAATCAGCGTGTGTGCGGTCCAGAATCGGGAAGTGATTGGGATCACTGAGATCATGCTGAAACTACACACCCACATGAGCAGTCTGAGATGCCTGCATGATTGTGATGTTTACACGCTGAGTTTGAAACCCTTCCG TCGAACAGTGAAGCGATTCCCGAATATTGGCGATATGATCTGGTCGTACATACACATGAAGCTGCAGTACAGGTTGGACAACAGTCTTGGGGACCAGGTTCCGCTACTGTATGCGCTAAAGGTTCTCGTCGAGAGGAAGATACGAGAGAAAACCACTAGAG CGGCTGTGACTCTCAATGTGGAAAGAATGCGACAACGTGAACATGAAATGTTGGAGTTGCTAGGGTGGTTTAAACAGGACAAGTCCTCGCTGGCTCCACACTTCGATCCGAAGGCGATAGGATACAAGGAAAGGATGAAGGACAAAGCACGGCTTAGAAAAAGTATTCGAGACCGAACGGTAGAGTTTGGCT CCCCGCACAAGCAATATGTACGCACAGGGTGCATGGCTGCCATAAAGATTGATAGGGAACCGCGTAGTCTTCTGCAGCTAAGGGACCCTTTGTGCGAACTTATGCTGAAACTACGCATGGAGGGAACATTCGTATCCAGCCAAAAAGAACTGGAGGAGATGATTATGAGG TTTTCGGTCACACCAGCGTTCATCGACTACGACGTGTCACAACAGGCCAGCCGGGTTGTGGATGAGGAATACAACCTCCTTAGATACCGTCGCCATGGAAACAGGCTTGTTACGAACTTTGcgaaaatgttggcaaaacgGGACCCGCGAAtgttgttaaaagaaaaaaatgatcattCT ATTCTCATGGAGGACAGTGCATTGTCTGACGGTGACGAGCTGGACGATATTCCCGAGGAAGAGTACATGTTCGAGAGGTTCAACCAGGCCTTCACCAGCACCCGGCCACCAACCTTCGCAACCATACACAGGAGCCGTCCAACTACGTTCAGAACGCAGAAAAGTAGGCCGACCACGAACAAAAGCATGGCCAGCACAAACACATATAAGACATTGcag tttGATCGACGGAGTGTTACGCCTAACACACTTGACCATCGCATACGTGCGTTTCACTTCAAGTATGGAGGCACAGAGTCTGAAGTGGACCAATTACCAATCATGAAAAATCACAGAGACGTGGAG ATAAACCCCGAGGAACCGCCGATGCCAGGAGGGAAAGTATTTGTGACCACTCTGCCCTGTGTGTCATGCAAGAAAAACGTGCTGCTCAAGAACCATACACATATACGATGTCAAATGCTGCATGAActacctatgaacaaggtcaagGGCGATCCGCCATTTTAA
- the LOC128237432 gene encoding uncharacterized protein LOC128237432 isoform X2, producing the protein MSKKLRDFIELLSKDVERRDDVDVGSYVTWLRRRIILLRNIDTLPVKQIIRHASHEQCSRDDLLVKQGKQRDSSEHLRFFVILRGSVSIYVNPLKMQGEPRRRSNSSFEHVLYAASLGDRYLGEPRLASGASRRTSQSVVSQPYGALTEHSESDASDSDSNSINGKKTPLEKVDTVNTEKSEEDSATPGESRLDLENVSREQTATPKSKTSKASKGSRRTIRGKLGNFVVKYEKGKYFDEESLLDVDGVYNATVVVDEDSDLMLLNEDIFNEFVKEHHEKEATTMSNFVDLHPFFSSLPLHTRGVLQISLKNEHYEAGKYIVKQGDHIHKLAFLVSGSAEVIIEPSQHKSQYPDYWPFEANSDVYYKECDWLRESRKRFYSRKYEYAGEVSRRTAREAVGKRPEISVCAVQNREVIGITEIMLKLHTHMSSLRCLHDCDVYTLSLKPFRRTVKRFPNIGDMIWSYIHMKLQYRLDNSLGDQVPLLYALKVLVERKIREKTTRAAVTLNVERMRQREHEMLELLGWFKQDKSSLAPHFDPKAIGYKERMKDKARLRKSIRDRTVEFGSPHKQYVRTGCMAAIKIDREPRSLLQLRDPLCELMLKLRMEGTFVSSQKELEEMIMRFSVTPAFIDYDVSQQASRVVDEEYNLLRYRRHGNRLVTNFAKMLAKRDPRMLLKEKNDHSILMEDSALSDGDELDDIPEEEYMFERFNQAFTSTRPPTFATIHRSRPTTFRTQKSRPTTNKSMASTNTYKTLQFDRRSVTPNTLDHRIRAFHFKYGGTESEVDQLPIMKNHRDVEINPEEPPMPGGKVFVTTLPCVSCKKNVLLKNHTHIRCQMLHELPMNKVKGDPPF; encoded by the exons ATGTCAAAGAAACTTCGGGACTTTATAGAACTTTTGTCCAAGGACGTAGAAAGGCGGGATGACGTTGACGTGGGATCTTACGTTACGTGGCTTAGACGTCGCATCATTTTGCTGAGAAACATCGACACAC TACCGGTGAAGCAGATCATTCGGCATGCTAGCCACGAGCAGTGCTCAAGAGACGACCTCCTGGTCAAACAAGGAAAACAAAGGGACAG CTCTGAGCATCTGCGCTTCTTTGTGATTCTACGCGGCTCTGTTTCGATCTACGTGAACCCGTTAAAAATGCAAGGTGAACCTAGGCGGAGGTCAAACAGTTCTTTCGAGCACGTGCTTTATGCCGCCTCATTAGGGGATCGCTACCTCGGAGAACCCCGGCTGGCCTCAGGAGCTTCTAGACGGACCAGCCAGTCTGTGGTCTCTCAG CCGTACGGCGCTCTAACGGAACACTCTGAAAGTGACGCCAGCGATTCTGACTCCAATTCGATCAATGGCAAAAAAACGCCGTTGGAAAAGGTTGATACAGTGAATACAGAAAAGTCGGAGGAGGATAGCGCCACTCCTGGCGAATCTAGGCTCGATCTTGAAAACGTCAGCCGCGAGCAGACTGCAACTCCTAAATCAAAGACATCTAAAGCTTCCAAAGGCTCCAGGCGGACAATTAGAGGAAAACTTGGAAACTTTGTTGTTAAATATG AGAAAGGCAAATATTTCGACGAAGAGTCACTTCTGGATGTAGATGGAGTATACAACGCAACGGTAGTCGTCGACGAGGACTCAGACCTAATGCTGCTCAATGAGGACATATTCAATGAGTTTGTAAAG GAGCACCATGAAAAGGAAGCGACCACCATGTCCAACTTCGTGGACCTCCATCCGTTCTTCAGTAGCCTTCCCTTGCACACTCGAGGGGTGCTACAAATCAGCCTGAAAAACGAGCACTACGAAGCGGGAAAATACATCGTGAAACAGGGAGATCACATACACAAACTTGCCTTCCTTGTCAG CGGCAGCGCCGAAGTGATCATTGAGCCATCACAGCACAAAAGCCAATATCCGGACTACTGGCCCTTCGAAGCGAACAGCGACGTATACTATAAAGAGTGCGATTGGTTACG GGAATCACGTAAGAGATTTTACAGCcggaaatatgaatatgctGGCGAAGTATCGAGGCGGACGGCACGTGAAGCGGTTGGAAAGCGCCCGGAAATCAGCGTGTGTGCGGTCCAGAATCGGGAAGTGATTGGGATCACTGAGATCATGCTGAAACTACACACCCACATGAGCAGTCTGAGATGCCTGCATGATTGTGATGTTTACACGCTGAGTTTGAAACCCTTCCG TCGAACAGTGAAGCGATTCCCGAATATTGGCGATATGATCTGGTCGTACATACACATGAAGCTGCAGTACAGGTTGGACAACAGTCTTGGGGACCAGGTTCCGCTACTGTATGCGCTAAAGGTTCTCGTCGAGAGGAAGATACGAGAGAAAACCACTAGAG CGGCTGTGACTCTCAATGTGGAAAGAATGCGACAACGTGAACATGAAATGTTGGAGTTGCTAGGGTGGTTTAAACAGGACAAGTCCTCGCTGGCTCCACACTTCGATCCGAAGGCGATAGGATACAAGGAAAGGATGAAGGACAAAGCACGGCTTAGAAAAAGTATTCGAGACCGAACGGTAGAGTTTGGCT CCCCGCACAAGCAATATGTACGCACAGGGTGCATGGCTGCCATAAAGATTGATAGGGAACCGCGTAGTCTTCTGCAGCTAAGGGACCCTTTGTGCGAACTTATGCTGAAACTACGCATGGAGGGAACATTCGTATCCAGCCAAAAAGAACTGGAGGAGATGATTATGAGG TTTTCGGTCACACCAGCGTTCATCGACTACGACGTGTCACAACAGGCCAGCCGGGTTGTGGATGAGGAATACAACCTCCTTAGATACCGTCGCCATGGAAACAGGCTTGTTACGAACTTTGcgaaaatgttggcaaaacgGGACCCGCGAAtgttgttaaaagaaaaaaatgatcattCT ATTCTCATGGAGGACAGTGCATTGTCTGACGGTGACGAGCTGGACGATATTCCCGAGGAAGAGTACATGTTCGAGAGGTTCAACCAGGCCTTCACCAGCACCCGGCCACCAACCTTCGCAACCATACACAGGAGCCGTCCAACTACGTTCAGAACGCAGAAAAGTAGGCCGACCACGAACAAAAGCATGGCCAGCACAAACACATATAAGACATTGcag tttGATCGACGGAGTGTTACGCCTAACACACTTGACCATCGCATACGTGCGTTTCACTTCAAGTATGGAGGCACAGAGTCTGAAGTGGACCAATTACCAATCATGAAAAATCACAGAGACGTGGAG ATAAACCCCGAGGAACCGCCGATGCCAGGAGGGAAAGTATTTGTGACCACTCTGCCCTGTGTGTCATGCAAGAAAAACGTGCTGCTCAAGAACCATACACATATACGATGTCAAATGCTGCATGAActacctatgaacaaggtcaagGGCGATCCGCCATTTTAA